One region of Paenibacillus polymyxa M1 genomic DNA includes:
- a CDS encoding endonuclease/exonuclease/phosphatase family protein, translating into MKLLTLNAHAWMEENQHDKLKQLAAFIDEQQFDVIALQEVNQSLEETPLTPDDLGAYYSADPEVVIKRDNYAYVLNGLLSDAYHWTWAPAHIGFAKYDEGLAILSKTPITATVNEYISSMQDYDNYRSRKIVGIQTVVDGVQAWFVSGHYNWWNDEESFRGLWDRTTEVLDPLAPAPVFVMGDFNNAAEVRGEGYDYVMQSGWSDTYSNAAVRDAGHTVIKAIAGWESNAEPLRIDYIFSSKAAQVQSSAVVLNGKTGPVVSDHFGVAVELEL; encoded by the coding sequence TTGAAATTATTAACCTTAAATGCACATGCTTGGATGGAAGAAAACCAACACGATAAGCTGAAGCAATTGGCTGCTTTTATTGATGAACAGCAGTTTGATGTCATTGCTTTGCAGGAAGTCAACCAGTCCCTAGAAGAGACTCCGTTGACACCGGACGATTTGGGCGCGTACTATAGTGCAGATCCTGAAGTTGTCATTAAACGCGATAACTATGCTTATGTGCTGAACGGTCTATTGTCCGATGCTTATCACTGGACGTGGGCTCCCGCGCATATTGGTTTTGCCAAATATGACGAGGGTTTGGCGATTCTGTCCAAAACACCGATTACAGCGACGGTGAACGAATATATTTCCTCAATGCAGGATTATGACAACTACCGCTCGCGTAAAATTGTAGGCATTCAGACTGTGGTGGACGGAGTACAGGCCTGGTTTGTCAGTGGGCATTATAACTGGTGGAATGATGAGGAATCCTTCCGTGGACTATGGGATCGTACAACCGAAGTGCTCGATCCTTTAGCTCCGGCTCCTGTATTTGTGATGGGGGATTTCAACAACGCGGCTGAAGTGCGCGGAGAGGGATACGACTATGTAATGCAATCCGGTTGGTCAGACACCTATTCGAACGCTGCAGTACGTGATGCAGGACACACAGTTATCAAAGCTATTGCTGGCTGGGAAAGTAATGCGGAGCCGCTTCGTATTGACTATATTTTCTCCAGTAAGGCAGCACAGGTTCAATCCTCAGCAGTTGTACTGAATGGGAAAACAGGACCGGTTGTATCCGATCATTTCGGCGTTGCAGTCGAGTTGGAACTGTGA
- a CDS encoding LacI family DNA-binding transcriptional regulator, with amino-acid sequence MAVTIKDVAKRAKVATSTVSRVIQDSPKISEATKARVRKEMKALGYEPNYSAQSLANRVTQSIGIIMPESDVAIFQNPFFPESLRGISEWVNEHNYTLSIVTGKTSDELLSRVKLMTRTGRVDGYIVLYSKQKDSIVEYLHKEKIPYTVIGKPQQFVSETTHVDNDNYQAAKDVVTYLTGLNHERIAYVGGDQEHIVNLERLRGYQDALREAGLPLPKEYVVREPFNLEDMRTLLQATPPPTAMIVSDDLVAMAVQKMLAQLGVSMPEQLSMVSFNNLMLAELMNPPLTSVDIDIFSLGYQAAKSLIEKIEDPKELTKHIIVPHRIVERKSSQTL; translated from the coding sequence ATGGCAGTAACCATCAAAGATGTCGCAAAACGTGCTAAAGTTGCTACTTCCACCGTATCCCGTGTCATTCAAGACAGCCCCAAAATCAGCGAAGCCACCAAGGCACGCGTTCGTAAAGAAATGAAGGCGCTTGGCTATGAACCCAACTATTCCGCTCAAAGCCTGGCTAACCGTGTCACACAGTCAATAGGCATTATTATGCCTGAATCGGACGTGGCGATCTTTCAGAATCCTTTCTTTCCGGAAAGCCTACGCGGGATCAGCGAATGGGTAAACGAGCACAACTATACACTGTCGATTGTCACAGGCAAAACGAGTGATGAATTGCTATCCCGCGTAAAGCTAATGACCCGGACCGGACGCGTTGACGGCTACATTGTCCTGTACTCCAAGCAAAAGGATAGCATCGTGGAGTATCTTCATAAAGAGAAAATTCCCTATACCGTTATCGGCAAGCCTCAGCAGTTTGTCAGTGAAACTACCCATGTAGACAACGATAACTACCAGGCAGCCAAAGATGTGGTCACTTATTTGACGGGGCTGAATCATGAGCGCATTGCTTATGTTGGCGGTGATCAGGAACACATCGTAAATCTTGAAAGACTCCGAGGCTACCAAGACGCACTACGAGAAGCCGGCTTGCCTCTACCGAAGGAATACGTGGTCAGGGAGCCCTTTAATCTAGAGGACATGCGCACGTTATTGCAGGCTACCCCGCCGCCTACTGCGATGATCGTTAGCGACGACCTTGTAGCCATGGCCGTACAGAAAATGCTTGCTCAGTTAGGCGTATCCATGCCAGAGCAGCTGTCCATGGTGAGCTTCAATAACTTGATGCTGGCTGAGCTGATGAATCCCCCACTTACTTCCGTGGATATTGATATCTTCAGCCTTGGTTATCAGGCTGCCAAAAGTCTGATCGAAAAAATTGAAGACCCGAAAGAATTGACCAAGCACATCATTGTTCCCCACCGAATTGTAGAGCGCAAATCAAGCCAGACACTATGA
- a CDS encoding MarR family transcriptional regulator: MEKATSVQHVYDLLIKMNHQLEQHQQRESMTFLEEIREHFDGMTSLNMTDVHVMDCIGRHEPINVTTLAERMELSKGTISKVSTKLLKEGWIRRTQLNDNKKEIYFRLTPLGKKLFLVHERLHAKVQHQLFQFLDRYSSEELHVLKRLLSDGVGFLEAME, encoded by the coding sequence ATGGAGAAGGCGACATCGGTTCAGCATGTCTATGATTTGCTTATTAAGATGAATCACCAGCTGGAGCAGCATCAGCAGAGAGAGAGCATGACCTTTCTCGAAGAAATCCGCGAGCACTTTGACGGAATGACTTCGCTCAATATGACGGATGTGCACGTTATGGATTGTATTGGGAGGCATGAGCCGATTAATGTTACGACATTAGCGGAACGAATGGAGCTGAGCAAAGGTACCATTTCGAAAGTTAGCACTAAGCTGCTCAAGGAAGGCTGGATTCGCAGAACCCAGCTGAATGACAACAAGAAAGAAATTTATTTTCGGCTAACCCCGTTAGGGAAAAAGCTCTTTCTTGTACATGAGCGGCTGCATGCTAAGGTACAGCATCAGTTATTTCAATTTTTAGATCGTTATAGCTCGGAAGAACTACATGTCTTGAAGCGTCTGCTGTCCGATGGCGTAGGTTTCTTGGAAGCTATGGAGTAG
- a CDS encoding MFS transporter: MVRNLYLNRNIACMIVISLIANMSGSMILPLFAIYVEQFGISTLGMSILFSLFYVGRFLGGGMAGRIYEKIGAKRLGLGLLIAEIACMLLFPIATSFIILSILRLLQGLVAIGLTVFVRVTVNHMSTAENRGTLNGYISSSEGAGMILGPLISGVIVSYFSLSVPFYFVAIFACISFIAVSRMTFANSPLKPQQQHPPLQKPQRRIILTKQLLLYSTVHLLEMSAFAIFLTYFSVYATYKLHWSPAEISLAFTIIGISTFVSAPFIGKISDMLKDRLLLCIIGLLLIMMEIILFLWFTEPWIVYLGMFIGGIGGASYLDSFYSQLGDVIPEENRSSFIGNVVSLSELGAIVSPIIAGALMDCFSINTPFYYNMILVLIAIVIQYTIRLKSKSVRKRPIA; encoded by the coding sequence ATGGTAAGAAACTTATATTTAAATCGTAATATTGCCTGTATGATCGTGATCAGCCTTATTGCTAACATGAGTGGAAGTATGATCCTTCCACTCTTTGCTATTTATGTAGAGCAATTCGGGATATCTACACTTGGCATGAGCATTTTATTTTCTTTGTTTTATGTGGGAAGATTTCTTGGCGGAGGCATGGCAGGACGAATCTATGAAAAGATTGGCGCAAAACGCTTGGGGTTAGGCTTACTCATCGCTGAAATCGCTTGTATGCTCCTGTTTCCGATTGCAACAAGCTTCATCATTCTATCCATACTGAGACTTCTTCAAGGCTTGGTGGCTATAGGGCTAACCGTCTTTGTAAGAGTCACGGTCAATCACATGAGCACCGCAGAGAATCGAGGCACGCTAAATGGATATATTAGCAGCAGTGAAGGTGCCGGTATGATTTTAGGCCCTCTTATAAGTGGAGTCATTGTTTCCTATTTTTCTTTATCCGTACCGTTTTACTTCGTTGCTATTTTTGCATGTATATCCTTTATTGCCGTTTCAAGAATGACTTTCGCTAATTCTCCCTTAAAGCCACAGCAACAGCATCCCCCCCTTCAAAAACCGCAAAGAAGAATCATATTAACAAAACAGTTGCTGCTTTATTCCACCGTTCATCTCCTTGAAATGAGTGCATTTGCTATATTTTTAACATACTTCTCTGTGTATGCAACCTACAAGCTCCATTGGAGTCCAGCAGAAATCAGCTTAGCTTTTACAATCATCGGCATATCTACCTTTGTATCAGCACCCTTTATTGGTAAAATATCTGATATGCTCAAGGATCGCTTGCTGCTATGTATCATCGGTCTATTATTAATCATGATGGAAATTATCTTATTTTTATGGTTCACAGAACCGTGGATCGTATACTTGGGGATGTTCATCGGAGGTATAGGAGGAGCCAGCTATCTGGATTCCTTTTACTCGCAGCTAGGGGATGTTATTCCAGAAGAAAATAGAAGCTCATTTATCGGCAACGTCGTATCTTTGTCCGAATTGGGGGCCATTGTGTCTCCAATCATTGCAGGCGCGCTCATGGACTGTTTTAGCATCAATACTCCCTTTTATTACAATATGATTTTGGTATTGATTGCGATTGTTATTCAATATACCATTCGATTAAAATCGAAATCCGTAAGAAAAAGGCCAATTGCATAA
- a CDS encoding monooxygenase has translation MDYEVIVVGGGPVGMWLAAELALARVSVCVIERLEEPIRQSRALTLHPRTLEMFDMRGLKERFMKRGRPIRTGHFSMLNTRLDFSVLDSSSNYTLFIPQVITEQVIEEHALKLGVVVHRGMEVVSVREQEQGVEVVSVCASGAQANVSVMTAAYVVGADGAGSIVRKQAGIAFPGTDTTLTAVLADVELANPPENGVHSEYSERGGVMIAPVSPDIYRVILTTPRLINVPKDVPVTLEEVRTELRDLLGTDLGVTNPRWLSRFGNATRQAQTYRKGRILLAGDAAHIHFPAGGQGMNVGLQEAANLGWKLAGVIRGWAPDTLLNSYHDERYPVNTQFLRNTEVQTRLLDFTPAVLAHRQLHEEWFRHPEINRSMAEQISALDVCYPAAGNIPQHPLNGKRFADFELQLPDGVTSYAYDLLHEGRFVLLHLAQDPKVSNEFRHISLSHISYVEAIAEELPVGWRGVHTVFIRPDGYIAWAISVEQTDIASVIKAGIVTLI, from the coding sequence ATGGATTACGAAGTGATTGTAGTAGGCGGCGGACCTGTTGGGATGTGGTTAGCTGCTGAGTTGGCATTGGCGAGGGTAAGCGTATGTGTAATTGAACGTTTAGAGGAGCCTATTCGCCAGTCGCGTGCGCTTACGCTACATCCACGGACGCTTGAGATGTTTGATATGCGTGGATTAAAGGAGCGGTTTATGAAGCGCGGCAGACCTATACGTACAGGTCACTTTTCAATGCTGAATACCCGCTTGGACTTTTCTGTGCTTGATAGTTCCTCCAATTATACGTTGTTTATTCCACAGGTGATTACAGAGCAAGTGATCGAGGAGCATGCGCTCAAGCTGGGAGTTGTCGTTCACCGTGGTATGGAAGTGGTATCTGTGCGAGAGCAAGAGCAGGGCGTAGAGGTGGTTAGTGTATGTGCATCTGGAGCACAAGCCAATGTATCGGTGATGACTGCTGCCTATGTCGTAGGAGCGGATGGGGCCGGGAGTATCGTGCGAAAACAAGCCGGGATTGCTTTTCCGGGCACGGATACGACTCTGACCGCTGTATTAGCGGATGTAGAGTTAGCCAATCCGCCTGAAAATGGCGTACATTCCGAATATAGTGAACGAGGTGGGGTGATGATTGCCCCTGTGTCTCCAGATATTTATCGGGTTATTTTGACTACACCTCGACTGATAAATGTCCCCAAAGACGTACCTGTGACGCTGGAAGAAGTGCGGACAGAACTGCGCGATCTGCTTGGTACAGATCTTGGCGTCACCAATCCTCGCTGGTTATCCCGATTCGGGAATGCAACGCGGCAAGCGCAGACATATCGAAAAGGGAGAATCCTGCTAGCAGGTGATGCTGCGCATATTCACTTCCCGGCAGGTGGACAGGGAATGAATGTTGGCTTGCAAGAGGCGGCGAATCTGGGATGGAAACTGGCAGGAGTGATTCGTGGCTGGGCTCCAGACACGCTGCTGAATAGTTATCATGACGAACGTTATCCGGTTAATACGCAGTTTTTACGGAATACCGAGGTTCAGACTCGCTTATTGGATTTTACGCCTGCTGTATTGGCACACCGCCAATTACACGAGGAATGGTTCCGCCATCCGGAAATTAATCGGTCTATGGCAGAGCAGATTAGTGCACTGGATGTATGTTATCCAGCGGCTGGCAATATACCGCAGCATCCGCTGAACGGAAAACGGTTTGCGGATTTTGAATTGCAGTTGCCTGACGGAGTGACATCGTATGCTTACGATCTTCTTCATGAAGGCCGCTTTGTACTTCTCCATCTTGCACAGGATCCTAAGGTATCGAATGAGTTTCGCCATATCTCCCTTTCACATATTTCATATGTGGAGGCCATAGCCGAAGAATTGCCCGTTGGATGGAGAGGTGTGCATACGGTTTTCATCCGTCCCGATGGGTATATCGCCTGGGCCATTTCGGTGGAACAAACGGATATAGCGAGTGTTATTAAGGCTGGCATTGTCACGTTAATATAA
- a CDS encoding DinB family protein, whose translation MSDANQLFAQALVKSLVGERGHIRMARALPDIDVELAGKKNAEMPYSIYQLLKHMIYWQQFMLEHLEGRKPQLPGNVMESWPEETGPQSEEAWQAVINEFLQGVDRAVQIAETAQLDELLAHFPGETKAGLLRNIASHNSYHLGEIVLLRRIYGAWPPPGGGFPA comes from the coding sequence ATGTCGGATGCCAACCAATTATTCGCTCAAGCACTGGTTAAATCACTGGTCGGGGAACGTGGACATATTCGAATGGCTCGGGCTTTGCCAGACATTGACGTTGAGCTGGCAGGGAAGAAAAACGCGGAAATGCCCTACAGCATTTATCAACTGCTGAAGCATATGATTTACTGGCAGCAATTTATGCTGGAGCATTTGGAAGGACGGAAGCCCCAGCTTCCAGGCAATGTCATGGAAAGCTGGCCCGAAGAAACTGGACCGCAAAGCGAAGAGGCATGGCAGGCTGTCATTAATGAATTTTTACAGGGCGTAGATCGGGCTGTGCAAATTGCCGAGACCGCGCAGCTGGATGAATTACTGGCTCATTTCCCAGGAGAAACAAAAGCGGGATTGCTGCGGAATATCGCTTCCCACAATTCCTATCATTTGGGTGAAATCGTACTACTGCGCCGGATTTATGGAGCTTGGCCACCCCCAGGAGGCGGCTTCCCTGCTTAA
- a CDS encoding glycoside hydrolase family 65 protein: MVYNRLFDVDSWKLTTHTLHSTHMRLQESLTSIGNGYMGMRGNFEETYSGDHHQGTYISGIWFPDKTKVGWWKNGYPEYFGKVINAMNFIGIRLIVNQEEVDLFTAQISDFVQELDMKQGILRRACTVNDQIRITTERFLSITTRELCLIDYQVENISDQPLNIELVPYLDGNTKNEDTNYDEVFWLEEAREVQEQFISLSTTTIDNPFGIPRFTVNATMGIVTEGQYEQTTEEGFLYAARHYQYNVSPGDRIQLQKIVAVTTSRDMEKDALIPQGERIAVEAVNKGYTSLKQDHIDAWARRWDKADVEIEGDTEAQQGIRFNIFQLFSTYYGEDARLNIGPKGFTGEKYGGATYWDTEAYAVPMYLALADPEVTRNLLLYRHQHLEGAKHNATQQGLRGALYPMVTFTGVECHNEWEITFEEIHRNGAIAYAIYNYTNYTGDLTYLHDYGIDVLVEISRFWADRVHFSKSRQQYMIHGVTGPNEYENNVNNNWYTNTLAAWVLKYTLSVLPQISTEKSQRLAVTADERAHWQDIINNMYYPYDEERGVFVQHDTFMDKDLQPVSTLHPSNLPLNQKWSWDKILRSCFIKQADVLQGLYFFGDQFTLEEKARNFAFYEPMTVHESSLSPSIHAVLAAELKMEDKAVEMYKRTARLDLDNYNNDTEDGLHITSMTGSWLAIVQGFAGMRTYNETLSFSPFLPKDWNKYTFKINYRGRLLSILVQEGEVIITLLDGEPLTLELYGQPTHITSGQSLMASSAS, from the coding sequence ATGGTTTACAACCGATTATTTGACGTAGATAGTTGGAAGCTGACAACACACACTCTACATAGCACACACATGCGATTACAGGAAAGCTTAACGTCCATAGGCAACGGTTATATGGGCATGCGCGGCAATTTTGAGGAAACTTATTCAGGGGATCATCATCAGGGGACGTATATCTCCGGTATATGGTTCCCTGACAAAACAAAGGTAGGCTGGTGGAAGAACGGCTATCCTGAATATTTCGGCAAGGTCATCAATGCCATGAATTTCATCGGCATCCGTTTGATTGTAAACCAAGAGGAAGTGGACTTATTTACGGCACAGATCAGCGATTTTGTGCAGGAACTGGACATGAAGCAGGGAATCCTGCGGCGCGCTTGTACTGTGAACGACCAGATTCGTATCACTACAGAGCGTTTTCTGAGCATTACTACACGTGAATTATGCCTGATTGATTATCAGGTCGAAAATATAAGTGATCAGCCTTTAAACATTGAGCTTGTTCCTTATTTGGACGGCAATACGAAGAATGAGGACACAAATTATGACGAGGTATTTTGGCTGGAAGAGGCCCGTGAGGTTCAAGAGCAATTCATCAGCCTGTCCACAACGACGATAGATAATCCCTTCGGTATTCCGCGCTTTACCGTAAACGCTACCATGGGTATTGTAACCGAGGGACAATATGAGCAGACGACGGAAGAGGGCTTTTTGTATGCTGCACGCCACTATCAATACAACGTCTCGCCAGGTGACCGTATCCAACTGCAAAAAATTGTAGCCGTCACCACTTCACGCGATATGGAAAAGGATGCATTGATTCCGCAAGGTGAACGCATCGCTGTAGAAGCTGTGAATAAAGGCTACACCTCTCTTAAGCAAGATCATATCGACGCTTGGGCCAGACGCTGGGACAAGGCAGATGTTGAAATTGAGGGGGATACGGAGGCCCAACAGGGAATACGCTTTAACATTTTCCAGCTATTCTCTACGTACTACGGTGAAGATGCTCGTCTGAATATCGGGCCGAAGGGCTTTACGGGTGAAAAATATGGCGGTGCCACCTATTGGGATACAGAGGCATATGCCGTACCTATGTATCTGGCGCTTGCCGATCCGGAGGTAACGCGAAATCTGCTGCTGTACCGTCATCAACATCTGGAGGGTGCCAAGCATAACGCAACCCAGCAAGGGCTTCGCGGGGCACTGTATCCTATGGTCACTTTTACAGGCGTGGAATGCCATAACGAATGGGAAATTACCTTCGAAGAAATCCATCGTAACGGTGCAATTGCCTATGCCATTTACAATTACACCAATTATACGGGGGACTTGACCTATCTGCATGACTACGGGATCGACGTACTGGTCGAAATTAGCCGTTTCTGGGCCGATCGAGTTCATTTCTCCAAGAGCCGTCAGCAGTATATGATCCACGGGGTTACCGGGCCAAACGAATACGAAAATAACGTTAATAACAACTGGTATACCAATACGCTGGCTGCGTGGGTTCTGAAATATACTTTGTCAGTCTTGCCTCAAATTTCGACTGAGAAATCGCAGCGCCTGGCCGTAACAGCTGATGAGCGTGCACATTGGCAAGATATCATTAACAACATGTACTATCCTTATGATGAAGAGCGGGGCGTCTTCGTACAGCACGATACCTTTATGGATAAAGATTTGCAGCCTGTATCCACTTTGCATCCTAGCAATCTACCACTTAATCAGAAATGGTCTTGGGATAAAATCCTGCGTTCCTGCTTCATTAAGCAAGCGGATGTACTGCAAGGGCTCTATTTCTTTGGAGACCAGTTCACGCTGGAGGAAAAAGCACGCAATTTTGCATTTTACGAGCCAATGACCGTTCATGAATCCAGTCTGTCTCCTTCGATTCATGCCGTGCTGGCCGCTGAACTCAAAATGGAGGATAAGGCAGTCGAAATGTATAAACGGACGGCCCGTCTGGATCTGGATAACTATAATAATGACACCGAAGACGGACTTCATATCACCTCCATGACAGGAAGCTGGCTGGCGATTGTACAGGGATTTGCCGGGATGAGAACCTATAATGAAACACTCAGCTTTTCTCCTTTTCTGCCGAAGGACTGGAACAAATATACGTTTAAAATCAACTATCGCGGCCGCTTGCTAAGTATTCTCGTACAGGAGGGTGAAGTAATCATTACCCTGCTGGACGGAGAACCGCTGACGCTGGAGCTGTATGGACAGCCAACGCATATTACCAGTGGGCAGTCGTTAATGGCGAGCAGTGCTTCATAA
- the pgmB gene encoding beta-phosphoglucomutase produces the protein MKAVIFDLDGVITDTAEYHFQAWGSLAAALSIPFDREFNEQLKGISRTESLDKILARGNLSNTLSEEGKQELAIQKNTEYQRLISALTPSDVLPGIQALLKELREARVGIALASASKNAAFILDRLELAHYFDSVVDVTAIRHGKPDPEIFLAGAANLGVQPADCIGIEDAQAGIQAIKGAGMFAVGVGTPSQMQGADIVVATTAELSLSMLEEHFYEFKK, from the coding sequence ATGAAAGCAGTTATTTTTGATCTGGACGGAGTCATTACAGATACCGCCGAATATCATTTTCAGGCATGGGGTAGCTTGGCAGCAGCGCTCAGCATCCCTTTTGATCGGGAATTTAATGAACAGTTAAAAGGAATCAGCCGTACGGAATCGCTCGACAAAATACTGGCACGCGGTAACCTGTCCAATACGTTATCAGAAGAAGGCAAGCAAGAACTGGCTATACAAAAAAACACCGAGTATCAGCGGCTCATCTCAGCCTTGACTCCCTCAGACGTTCTTCCGGGCATTCAAGCGCTTTTGAAGGAGCTGCGTGAAGCCCGAGTTGGCATCGCGCTGGCCTCTGCGAGCAAAAATGCAGCGTTTATACTGGATCGGCTGGAGCTAGCGCACTATTTTGACAGTGTGGTAGATGTTACTGCCATTCGGCATGGAAAACCTGACCCGGAAATTTTCCTCGCCGGAGCTGCGAATCTAGGCGTTCAGCCTGCCGACTGTATCGGCATAGAAGACGCACAGGCAGGCATACAGGCGATCAAGGGTGCCGGGATGTTCGCGGTCGGTGTAGGAACACCTTCGCAAATGCAAGGTGCAGATATCGTGGTAGCCACTACAGCCGAGCTTTCCTTGAGCATGCTGGAGGAACATTTTTACGAGTTCAAAAAATGA
- a CDS encoding PTS transporter subunit IIBC produces the protein MKKLLSFDFWQKLGKALLVVVAVMPAAGIMISLGKVVAMLAGDIHFWVTVGGVMENLGWGIINNLHILFAVAIGGSWAKERAGGAFAALIAFVLINISTGTILGVSSKMLTQEGATTHTLFGASIPVSGYFTSILGAPALNMGVFVGIISGFVGAVVFNKYYNYRKLPDALAFFNGKRFVPFVVILWSVIVSLIMSAVWPFVQGGINQFGVWLATSGESAPFIAPFVYGTLERLLIPFGLHHMLTVPINYTQLGGVYTVLTGSGAGSVVAGQDPLWLAWASDLSALRGTDPAAYNSLLGGVTPARFKVGQMIGGAGILMGLAVAMYRRVDKDKRGKYKSMIFSAAAAVFLTGVTEPLEFMFMFVAPVLYVVYAILTGIAFGMADIIHLRLHSFGMIELLTRLPLSINAGLVQDIINFVLTCVVFAVATYFIAYFMIGKFKMATPGRLGNYTDEEPQATSEAESTKADGLAAVSTNNQLAANIIKTLGGEQNIVEVDACMTRLRVTVKDTEAVGDEKTWKALGALGLIKVDNGVQAVYGPKADVLKSDIQDILNR, from the coding sequence ATGAAAAAACTTCTATCATTTGATTTTTGGCAAAAGCTTGGGAAGGCACTTCTTGTGGTTGTTGCTGTCATGCCAGCAGCCGGGATTATGATTTCACTTGGTAAAGTAGTGGCGATGTTGGCTGGCGATATTCATTTCTGGGTGACTGTCGGCGGGGTCATGGAGAATCTGGGTTGGGGTATTATCAACAACTTACACATCCTGTTTGCCGTGGCGATTGGTGGTTCCTGGGCTAAGGAACGGGCGGGCGGAGCTTTTGCGGCCTTAATTGCTTTTGTTCTCATCAATATATCAACAGGAACGATTTTGGGCGTATCCTCGAAGATGCTAACCCAGGAAGGAGCAACCACTCATACTCTTTTCGGTGCATCGATTCCGGTCAGTGGTTATTTCACCTCTATTTTGGGGGCTCCTGCACTCAATATGGGTGTGTTTGTCGGTATCATCTCCGGCTTTGTCGGGGCCGTGGTGTTTAATAAATACTATAATTATCGCAAGCTCCCCGATGCTCTAGCTTTTTTTAACGGTAAGCGCTTTGTTCCGTTTGTCGTGATTCTCTGGTCTGTGATCGTGAGTTTGATCATGTCTGCTGTCTGGCCATTTGTCCAAGGCGGGATTAACCAATTTGGCGTTTGGTTGGCGACTTCGGGAGAATCGGCTCCTTTTATAGCGCCATTTGTCTATGGTACACTGGAAAGACTGTTGATTCCTTTTGGTCTTCATCATATGCTGACCGTTCCTATTAACTATACTCAACTTGGTGGCGTTTACACGGTACTCACGGGTTCTGGAGCAGGAAGTGTTGTTGCTGGGCAAGACCCGCTGTGGCTGGCTTGGGCTAGTGATCTCAGTGCGCTTCGTGGTACCGATCCGGCAGCCTACAACAGCTTGCTGGGAGGCGTGACGCCTGCCCGTTTCAAGGTAGGACAAATGATCGGCGGAGCGGGCATCCTTATGGGGCTGGCAGTAGCAATGTATCGCCGTGTAGACAAAGATAAACGCGGCAAGTACAAGTCGATGATTTTCTCTGCAGCAGCAGCCGTTTTTTTAACAGGGGTGACGGAGCCGCTGGAATTCATGTTTATGTTCGTGGCGCCTGTATTGTATGTGGTTTATGCTATTCTTACCGGTATTGCTTTCGGAATGGCTGATATTATACATTTGCGTTTACATTCGTTTGGTATGATTGAGCTGCTGACTCGCTTGCCATTGTCTATAAATGCAGGGTTGGTGCAGGATATCATTAACTTTGTACTGACTTGTGTAGTGTTTGCGGTAGCAACCTACTTTATCGCTTATTTTATGATCGGCAAATTCAAAATGGCTACGCCAGGAAGACTGGGGAATTATACAGATGAAGAGCCTCAAGCGACTTCCGAGGCAGAGAGTACAAAAGCCGATGGTTTGGCAGCGGTTTCAACTAATAATCAATTGGCTGCGAATATCATCAAGACACTTGGGGGTGAGCAGAACATTGTCGAGGTGGATGCTTGCATGACCCGACTGCGTGTAACGGTGAAGGATACAGAAGCCGTCGGGGATGAAAAGACGTGGAAAGCGTTAGGCGCCTTGGGCTTAATTAAAGTAGATAATGGGGTACAGGCGGTTTACGGACCAAAGGCCGATGTGCTTAAATCAGATATACAAGACATACTCAATAGGTGA